One stretch of Synechococcales cyanobacterium T60_A2020_003 DNA includes these proteins:
- a CDS encoding IS5/IS1182 family transposase has product YHRRSIAETTMFRFKTILGGNLSARQFDNQAVELFIKCIALNRMIQIAKPDSYKVEA; this is encoded by the coding sequence GCTATCATCGTCGTTCGATTGCTGAAACTACCATGTTCCGCTTTAAGACTATTTTGGGGGGCAATCTCAGTGCGCGTCAATTTGACAATCAAGCCGTGGAATTGTTCATCAAATGTATTGCGCTCAACCGCATGATTCAGATCGCTAAACCCGATAGCTACAAAGTCGAAGCTTAA